From the Manis javanica isolate MJ-LG chromosome 11, MJ_LKY, whole genome shotgun sequence genome, one window contains:
- the LOC118968020 gene encoding olfactory receptor 56A3-like isoform X2 has product MSSHSNGSSAVSDFLLNCFVRSPSWQLGLSLPLSLLFLLAMGANTILLITIWREAALHEPMYYLLSLVSLLDVVLCLTVIPKVLAIFWFHLRSISFPACFLQMYIMNSFLPMESCTFMVMAYDRYVAICHPLRYPSIINDQFVAKAAIFIVARNTLLTVSLPILSARLHYCGRNVIENCICANMSVSRLSCDDITLNRLLQFAGGWTLIGSDLILIFLSYTLILRAVLRLKAEGAVAKALSTCGSHFILILFFSTILLVFVLTHVAKKKVSTEVPALLNVLHHVIPAALNPIVYGVRTQEIKQGIQRLLRKGW; this is encoded by the exons ATGTCTTCCCACAG CAATGGCTCCAGTGCAGTTTCAGACTTCCTCCTGAATTGTTTTGTCAGGTCCCCCAGCTGGCAGCTCGGGCTGTCCCTGCCCCtcagcctcctcttcctcctggccATGGGGGCCAACACTATTCTCCTCATCACCATCTGGAGGGAGGCCGCTCTGCACGAGCCCATGTACTACCTGCTCAGCCTCGTCTCCCTGCTGGACGTGGTGCTCTGCCTCACCGTCATCCCCAAGGTCCTGGCCATCTTCTGGTTTCACCTCAGGTCCATAAGCTTCCCTGCCTGCTTCCTGCAGATGTACATCATGAACAGTTTTCTTCCCATGGAGTCCTGCACCTTCATGgtcatggcctatgaccgctatgtggccatctgtcacccactgaggtacccGTCCATCATCAACGACCAGTTTGTGGCCAAGGCTGCCATTTTTATTGTGGCCAGAAATACACTACTTACTGTGTCCCTTCCCATCCTCTCTGCCCGACTCCATTATTGTGGGAGAAATGTCATTGAGAACTGCATCTGTGCCAATATGTCTGTGTCCAGGCTCTCCTGTGATGACATCACACTCAACCGCCTCCTCCAGTTTGCTGGAGGCTGGACTCTGATAGGATCCGACCTCATCCTCATCTTCCTCTCCTACACCCTCATCCTGAGAGCTGTGCTGAGACTCAAGGCAGAGGGAGCTGTGGCCAAGGCCCTGAGCACATGTGGCTCCCACTTCATCCTCATCCTCTTCTTCAGCACCATCCTGCTGGTCTTCGTCCTCACACATGTGGCCAAGAAGAAGGTCTCCACTGAGGTGCCGGCCCTGCTCAATGTCCTCCACCATGTCATCCCTGCAGCCCTCAACCCCATTGTTTATGGAGTGCGCACCCAGGAGATCAAGCAAGGCATCCAGAGGTTACTGAGGAAAGGGTGGTAA
- the LOC118968020 gene encoding olfactory receptor 56A3-like isoform X1, whose amino-acid sequence MMLPEYLSSAPVSDFLLNCFVRSPSWQLGLSLPLSLLFLLAMGANTILLITIWREAALHEPMYYLLSLVSLLDVVLCLTVIPKVLAIFWFHLRSISFPACFLQMYIMNSFLPMESCTFMVMAYDRYVAICHPLRYPSIINDQFVAKAAIFIVARNTLLTVSLPILSARLHYCGRNVIENCICANMSVSRLSCDDITLNRLLQFAGGWTLIGSDLILIFLSYTLILRAVLRLKAEGAVAKALSTCGSHFILILFFSTILLVFVLTHVAKKKVSTEVPALLNVLHHVIPAALNPIVYGVRTQEIKQGIQRLLRKGW is encoded by the exons ATGATGCTCCCGGAATATTTGAGCTCAGCACCTG TTTCAGACTTCCTCCTGAATTGTTTTGTCAGGTCCCCCAGCTGGCAGCTCGGGCTGTCCCTGCCCCtcagcctcctcttcctcctggccATGGGGGCCAACACTATTCTCCTCATCACCATCTGGAGGGAGGCCGCTCTGCACGAGCCCATGTACTACCTGCTCAGCCTCGTCTCCCTGCTGGACGTGGTGCTCTGCCTCACCGTCATCCCCAAGGTCCTGGCCATCTTCTGGTTTCACCTCAGGTCCATAAGCTTCCCTGCCTGCTTCCTGCAGATGTACATCATGAACAGTTTTCTTCCCATGGAGTCCTGCACCTTCATGgtcatggcctatgaccgctatgtggccatctgtcacccactgaggtacccGTCCATCATCAACGACCAGTTTGTGGCCAAGGCTGCCATTTTTATTGTGGCCAGAAATACACTACTTACTGTGTCCCTTCCCATCCTCTCTGCCCGACTCCATTATTGTGGGAGAAATGTCATTGAGAACTGCATCTGTGCCAATATGTCTGTGTCCAGGCTCTCCTGTGATGACATCACACTCAACCGCCTCCTCCAGTTTGCTGGAGGCTGGACTCTGATAGGATCCGACCTCATCCTCATCTTCCTCTCCTACACCCTCATCCTGAGAGCTGTGCTGAGACTCAAGGCAGAGGGAGCTGTGGCCAAGGCCCTGAGCACATGTGGCTCCCACTTCATCCTCATCCTCTTCTTCAGCACCATCCTGCTGGTCTTCGTCCTCACACATGTGGCCAAGAAGAAGGTCTCCACTGAGGTGCCGGCCCTGCTCAATGTCCTCCACCATGTCATCCCTGCAGCCCTCAACCCCATTGTTTATGGAGTGCGCACCCAGGAGATCAAGCAAGGCATCCAGAGGTTACTGAGGAAAGGGTGGTAA